In the Silvanigrella aquatica genome, AATAACCCTAACATAAAACCAATTGTTTCTTTTTTCACTTCAAAATCCCGTTCATTACTTTGTTAAAACGTTAAGGGAGATCAACTCCACCCCTGTGAAAAGGATGGCATTTACAAATTCTGACAGCCATTTTGCCAAAACCTTTTGCAGCACCATACTTTTGGAAAACTTCCAAACTATATTGTGAACAGCTCGGATAAAAGCGACAACGAGGGCCGAGAGCTGGAGAAATACACTGCTTATAAACCTTGATCAAGAAAACGGCCAAAAGGACGACGTATTTGTTAAGTTTTTTTAAGATCATAATTTCACTTCCAAAGTTGTCGTGCACTGAGCCCGCACCGTTTGCATGGCAATGTGGACTGTACCCAAAAGCTTTTCCCACGGCGCATCTAGTACAGACCTATTTGCCATAAATAGCACCTGAATTTCAACTCCAGGAGGAAAAGTCGCTGTTTTTAGATAATTGAGAAAAGCGTTTTTAAGCCTGCGTCGTGCCCGATTTCGTTTTACAGCTCTCTTATGTACCCCTTTTTTTGAGGTCACAACAGCAAATTTTAATGTCGATTCACAGCCTGAATTTTTTTTACATACAATATATGTCAAAAAATGATGAGTTTTAAACCTTGTTGCACTTGAATAAAATTCAGAAAAATTTGTAATTTTAGAGAGAGTTTGGAGTGGTTGATTTATCATCTTTAAGTGTTGTCCTTTTTGGCACTCATTTCACATTCTAAGCAAGAATCTCGGTATGCTTCAAATAGAGACAGGGAAGAGATTCCGAGGAAAAAAATGGTTGTAACTGTATGTGAAACCAGCCACAAATACACGTTCTACAAACGACTAAGACTTATCTTAGCGTCCCTTTGTTTGGCAACATTTGTTTTACACCTTTCCGCTTTTGCACAAAGCTCAGAAGGCATCGCCACTCTTTCCAACATCATTGGCAAAGTGGATGTGGTACGCTCGGGCAAAACCATAACAGCAGAAAAGGGATTTGTCCTACTCGAAACAGATGAACTGATCACCTATGACAAAACGGCTGCTAAAATTGTTTTTAATGACGGAAGCAACCTCATGGCATTTCAAAACGCGCGGGTTAAAGTCGTAGAGTATAAAATTAAAGCAAAAAGTGAAAATACCAATGATGTCAAATCGGCAATTGATGTCATCAAAGGAAAAGTTAGATTTTTTGTTAAGCCTCAGGATGACAGCGATGCTGAAGCAGGAAAAACCGATGCAAAATTTAAAACATCAAACTCCGTCATGGGCATTCGCGGAACCAGCGGGTTTATTGATGCCTCCGTCCCAAATAACACTCAAATAATCGTAACATCAGGATTGGTGCAAGTAACAAGCATTGATGACCCGAGCAAGTCGGTTCTTGTCCCTGCAAATAAATTTACAGAAGTGGTGGGGCGCAGACCTCCTACTTTGCCTAAAGCGGTGCCGCCTATTATTTTAAATAAATTAAATTCAGATGCATCGACGGTTGATCCCAACTTTAAAAATAACGAAAAATCGGGAAAAAACGAGAATACTCCGAATAAAAACAATCAAAATAACCAGAGCCCATCCAAACAAGGTAACGAATCGGGTTCCACAACTCCAAGCGGTGCGCCAGGAGGATTAGCAGGAACAACAAATAATTCTCAAGATGAAATCACCTCAGCTGTTATTGATCAAAGAAAAACTGTCTTTAATCCCGATGGAACCAGTGGTGTAATAAGTACAAATTCAAGTTTAAATGCTCTATTGGAAAGCCAAGGAAATACGACGGTAAGACCCACAAGTACAGGAGATTTTGACCCCATTAAAAAATCACTAGATCAAGTCAATACAACTACAACACAAATTAATAGACAAATTAGTTCCATAATTCAAACGGTGGCAACACCACAAGTGCAAAAATCAATAACAATAATTATTAATAACCCCAATTTACCATAACAGGTTTACTATTATGATTGATACGATTTTTAAAGAAACTCACAAACATTTAAAAATAGTTGAAAAAAGTTACAAAATAATTGAAATATTACAAGCATCCATAGATTTAACGGCACATCAAGATATCATGTCACCGTTACAAAAACATTATTTGATTATTGAATTTACATATTCTTATAAGCATTTTGGATTTAGTATTTTTGCAAAAACAAGTGTTGAAATGCTCATAAAAGAACTGAGTCGTATAAGCGGAACAAACCCGACATTTTTAAGAAATTGGCTTGCCATATCTTCAGATCTGATATTACAAGAAATAAGTATTGAAAAAAAAGAATCATTAACTGAATCAAATATTTTAGAAGAAATTTTTTCTCACGAATTTGTGAAAAGAATATTTTGTTCAGAACAAGATGAAGATTTTCTTACAGGAATGGGAGTTTATCCAAAAGATTTAATTGAAAATATCAGAGCCATCTCGAGAAGTAAAATTGCAAAAATCACTACAAAACATAACACCCATTTTGATGACTCTATTTTAGATTCAAATGAATATTTTTTAGATGAATATCCAAATATTAAAAATTCGATATTTAATTTTTTAAATCAATTACACTCCGACCCTCTTTCACTCTTATCATGGCGCTTAGAATCTTTTGTTAGTTTTATAGAAAAAGAAGATGGTTTTGTTTTTATTTTAAGAGAAAATAAAGATATAAATAAAATTGATTCTAAAAAAATTATGGCAGTTGTTTCTTTACTCATTCCACATAGCGACGAGGTTGGAAATTTATTATTACCACACTCTCCCATATCTGTTTCTCAAATCGCAAAATTATTCTCCCCTGATTTTAAATCAGAAAAGTTTCAAATTGATATTTTAAAAAACTGGATGAGTCCGTCAAGCTCATCAGATGGACTTAAAAAAGAAATCGAATCTCTCTTGGAAACAGGGGTCGAGTTTGGTTTATTTTTTAAAGTTCCCAATGGAAATAAAGGATTTTCCTATGGTTTGAGCGATAATGGCTTAAAAATCATACGGCCTTTTCATAATGTATTAACAGATACTATTTTAAAAAATCAGGTTGACGTTATGTAAAGAGAGCTCTATCTTCCTGCTTTAAAGAAGGGTCTTATAACCCTTTCTACAAAGAGGATCCTATGCCACGTCCCGTCATTGATACACAAGAAACAAATGAATATTATACAATTAAAGTAACTAAGCCCAGCTTGCGTTATATTGACTTTTTTTTAAAATTAAATTGTGCTACTGAACTTGTCAGTACTGGTTTTTATCCGAATGGAAAAGAAATTTCAGAAACACAGGGCGCTTTTGAAGCAGTTCGACACAAACTTAAACTCGATTATAAAAATGAATCCATCGCCATCGTTGTAGTAGGAGACGGCTATAATCCGCGAACAGGATATTATATTTCCTGTATGACAAGATGGAAAATATTCTCCGTAGATCCTGCTATGGAAAGAGATCTTCCCGAATTAATAGAAAAAATAAAGCACCGCAAAAATATCCAAATATTTCCTCAAAAAATTGAAGAATGTTCCTTTAACTTAACAGATTTTGAGACCGTTGTTCTTCTTTTTGTGCATTCTCATGCCAGCCTCAAAGCAAGCGTAGAAAGCTTAATCATAAATCCTAGGGCACAATTACATGCCGTTTCCATGCCCTGCTGCTTTGACGATGATTTAGGCATACCCTATGACTTAAAGTTTGATGATCCTTTTGTCATTTCAGTACATCGTTCTTTATTCATTTATAAAGATATTATGAAGTATTTTCAGAATGAGTGAACTTCTCTCTCTAAAGGAGCTAGAATATACCCTTGTATTATTTAGTCATTAAAAGCTTTTGAAATGGCGTCAATGACTTTTTGTCTGTCAATTTCTTTTTTATTAGAAATATCTTCTTCTTCGTCACCCGGAACCATTTTTAATTCTTTTTGAAGCACTAAAAATAGAGTGGAAGATTTAGAGACTTGAATAGATAAGATCATGAACCATATGATACCAAAAGCAATAAATAAAAATAAATATTTAAAAATTGTAATCATACGCTCCACTCTCCCTCATCATTATCTTAACAACTATTTTAAAAATGGGAGTCAATTTTTTGTTACTTTTTAATGATGAAAAAATTAAAAAATGACTTTTATTTATGATCTACAATATAGAGATCGAAGCTATTCGTATGATCCAAAGGATTCTTTCCAGTGTACCCCCCCACATATTCTTTCACCAAATGAGTTGTTACAGCAGAGTATAGCGGAATAATAGGATAATCATTTAAAGCAAGTGCATTTGCTTGTTCAAGAATTTTTTGCCTTTTTTTCAAGTTTAATTCAGTAGATGCTTTCATTAAAAGTTCATCAAATTTTGTGTTTTTATACTTTGCATTGTTCATGGCACTGTCAGAACGCATTAAATCGGAAAAGGAATTCACATCATTATAATCTGCAATCCACCGATCCCAAGCAATTTGATATTCACCTTGTTGTCTTGATTTTAAAAATACTTTCCATTCTTGATTTTCAACTAAGACATTCACTCCCAATGCTTTTTTCCACATTGATGCGATTGTCAGAACAAGTTTTTTACTATTTTCATTTGTATTATATAATATTGTTACATTTAAAGGTTTTGAAGTAGAATAACCTGCTTCTTCATATAATTTCTTTGCTTTATTTACCTTTTCTTCATATTTTTTATCTGCCCAATCATATTTAAAAGGACGATAATTTTTTGCACCATAAGCAACAATATCATAGGAGCTTATTTCTCCTCTACGTGTCACTTGTTTCGTTATGATATCGCGATCAATAACCATGGATAGAGCTTGACGTAATTTAGGGTTATCTTTAAAGGGTTCTTTTTGCATATTTATACTAAAAAAATAACTTGAAAGATAAGGATTACTTCGAACTTCCGATCCTAATTTATTTTTTAATTTTTCAAATTGATCCATTGCTATTTCATAAGTCATATCTAGCTGACCTGCTTGATACATTTGTTCTTCCGAATTTAGATTTTGTGTGGGATAATAGTTTACTTCTTCAATAACAGTTTTAGCCGCATCCCAATAATTTGGATTTTTAAGAAGTGTTATTTTATCACCGACTTTCCATGATTTCACAAGATAAGGACCATTTGTGACAATATTCCCTGGTTGATAAGATTTATCTCCAAATTTTTCTATTGCTTGTTTATTTGCGGGAGCCGCATTTCTCATAGCAAGAGTTTCTAAAATATAAGGAGTGGGCTTATTTAGCTTTACTTGTAATGTATAATTATCAAGCGCATTCACTCCTAAAGAAGTAACAGGCTGCTTTCCTTGATTCACAAGATCGGCATTTAAAATATCGCTTGCAATAAAGGCATAAGTGGAAGCTGTTTTGGGATCGACAAGACGTTGCAGGCCATAGACATAGTCATGAGCCGTAACATTTTGTCCATTAGACCACTTTGCATTTTTTCTAAGATGAAAAGTATATGTTAATCCATCTTTACTGACAGACCAATGGGTCGCACCTGAAGGTACAATTTTTCCATTAATGTCATCGCGCACAAGACTTTCATAGATATCTGATGCCACACTATAACCAGGCACGTCTTCCACTTTTTGGGGATCAAGGGTGGGGACTTCGGCACCATTTCCTCTATTTAATATTTGTTTTGAAGAAAGTTTCACACCCGCAGGCACTTCTGCCGCATGAACCGATTGAGAAATAGCCACCGACAGGGGGGCGCATAGCAAATAACTTAAAGATAGCATTTTACTTAAGACACTTGACATGTGTAACTCCTTCAATATCATTGTGGGACAAATCATTTTTAGGAATAACACCAAATAAACTGGCCGTCTAGTTAAATTTATTTAATAAAAAAATCACTCCTTATGTAAAACGGAGTGATTTGATTCATCAATATGTTTCTATATTAATTTGCTCTTTTTCCCCTTTCAAGATCTTCTTGATGGCGCAATGAATAAAGAGCCCAAGGTTGAATTTGCAAACGCTTAAACCCAATAGGATCGCCTGTGCCTTCACACAATCCATAAGTTCCATCATTGGCATCAATTTTTCTTAAGGCTTTTTCAATAAGAGCAATTTTGGCTCTATCTGCTTCCGCGAGTTTCATATTCACTTCTTGATCTGTTTCCACGGATGCTAAATCTGTTTCATCAGATATATCATCACGGCTGATTTCGTAAGCTCCCTCTGTTTTACGTGCAACTTCCTTTGCATAAAGCTCATCACGTAATTTTGAAAGCAAAGCTTTGAGTTGACTAATTTCCGCACGAGTCAGCTCTTGTGGTTGAGAAGGTATTTTAGGCGGCATCGTATTTTATTCTCCTACACAACACTAATACCAAAATAACGTTGGTATGACTTTATGGGATGCAAATTAAAACATCAAATGTCTGAATTCGCCTTTTTCTGAGCAGGTGTGATTTACCACACCGGAAAATTGACATACACTATATTCTCACCAATAGTCTAGGGATAGTCTGCATACTCTTTTTGAATCATAAAGCCAAGGCCAAAGGATAAACATTTATGTCCTACTTAAGCTCAAGCGAAAAGATAATAGAATGCTTTAATTTTATTGGAGGAAAATGGACTTCTCCCGATGAAAAGATGGGTTCCGTACTTTGTCCTTTTACAGGAAAAGCTATTGCAAACACATATAGAAGTTATCCAAAAACAATTGAAAACGCTGTAAAAATAGCGAAACAAGCACAACTCGACTGGGGACAGCAAAGCCTACGCGAACGCGCACAAATCATGGCAAAATTTCAAAAATGGCTTCAGGACAACAGCAATTCACTTTCCCAAACCATAAGCAACGAATGTGGCAAGCTCCCCCAAGAAGCCCGCGACGGCCTCATGAAAGGCATTGAAATTTTAGAATTTGCCGCGAGCATGCAAAATCACGACACTATGACAAAAATGCTTGTATCAAAAGGAATTCATTGTGAATTTCGCAGAGAGCCCCTCGGTGTTGTAGCAGGAATTACGCCGAGTAATTTCCCCGCTATGGTTCCCCTTTGGATGCTCCCCATCGCATTGATGGTCGGAAATAGTTTTATTTGGAAACCCTCGGAAAAAACGCCGATGACCTCACTTTTAATCTGCAATGGATTTAAAGAATGCGGTCTTCCTGATGGCATTTTAAATGTAATTCAAGGTGACAAGATCACGGTTGAAAGTATTTGTGATCACCCTGACATTCAAGCCGTAGCCTTTGTAGGTTCGACACCAGCAGCGAAATCTGTATACACCCGTGCGACAGCACAAGGAAAACGCGCCTTAACTTTAGGAGGTGCTAAAAATCATATTATTTTAATGCCCGATGCTCAATTAGAATTAGCGTCCGATGGCATATTAGCATCTTTTTCAGGATGCGCGGGACAACGTTGCATGGCCGCAAGTGTCTTATTGGCTGTGGGAGATTGCGATCATATTATTGAAGACATCGTAACAAAAGCACAAAAATTTCAAGCTGGAAAAGATATTGGTGCTGTTATAACGAAACAATCCTTAGAAAGACTTCAAAGTGCCATTGAAAAATCGGTTCATGAAGGTGCAAAATTATCTGTAGATGGTCGTTACGTTAAAGTTCCCGATGAATTGTCCCAAGGAAATTGGCTTAACCCAACAATTTTAGATAATGTAAATGAAAATAGTTTTGCAGCTACCGAAGAGCTTTTTGGACCCATTTTATCAATTGTCCGTTGCAAAAATTTAGATCATGCTATGAAAATTGAAAATGAAAATCCTTATGGCAATGCGGCATCTGTTTTTACTACACGCGGAGATGTGGCCGAATATGTTACTTTAAAAGCAAAATCAGGAATGATTGGCATTAATGTTGGTATTCCCGTACCCAGAGAGCCCTTTTCATTTGGGGGTATTAATCAGTCTAAATTTGGTCACGGTGACATCACAGGAAATGGCGGGATTGAATTTTGGAGTAATCGTAAAAAAGTAACAACAAAATGGACGCAAATCACAAATCAAAATTGGATGTCTTAAACAAGTAGGGGAATAACATGGCAAACACAAGTCACGTCTTATTAACTTCACATCCTGCCAGTATTTTTAAATATGCCGCTCCCTTAAATTGGGGAGAATCCGATCCTTTGCTAAGAGGTCCTGTTGTGGCTTCATTAACAACAAGAGAGCACCGCAATGCCATTGGCACACACAGCGGAAGTTATACGGTTTATCGCGCGTTAGCAAACGCTTCAGGCGCCTTAACAATGGAACATAAACCCGATTTAACCAACACATCTCCCGTAGTAAATATTGGACCCTACCCCTCTTGGGAAGACCCCGAAAAAATTGTCAGTCTCGATCCCTGGGGCGCAAAGGTTGGGGAAGTATTTCAAAGTTTTTATGAAAAAGGTTATGATATCAGACCGACCATAGCGATTACAGCAGCACACATAAAAATGCCCGAAATATTAGAAGCTATTGAGCTAGGGCGACTGCATATTGATGAAAAAGTTATCACAAAAAATAGAGACGTTGTCGTCACCAAAGCGGCTATCGATCCCGTTTGGTATTTGCCTGGCATTGCCGCACGCTTTCAGGTTTCTGAAGGAGATTTAAGAAGAGTTTTATTTGATCAAACGGGAGGCATGTTTCCAGAATTAATTACCCGGCGCGATTTAAAATTGTTACTTCCTCCCATTGGCAGCACCACCGTTTATATTTTTGGAGATGTGCAAAACATTGCCGACACCTCAAAAAAACTCACCGTACGCATTCACGACGAATGCAACGGATCCGATGTATTTGGCTCAGACATTTGCACTTGTCGTCCTTATTTAACCCACGGCATTGAAGAGTCTATCCGTACTGCTCAAGAAGGGGGTTCAGGAGTCATTGTTTATTTCAGAAAAGAAGGCCGCGCTCTAGGTGAAGTCACAAAGTTTTTAGTTTATAATGCACGCAAAAGACAAGAAGGCGGTGATAGCGCCGCAACCTATTTTCATAGAACGGAATGTGTAGCCGGTGTGCAAGACATGCGCTTCCAGCAACTTATGCCCGATGTGTTACATTGGCTTGGCGTGCAACGTATTGATAATCTCGTCTCCATGAGCGACATGAAATACAACGCCATTGTACAAAGCGGAATTGAAGTGGTGAGAAGAGTTTCCATTCCCGATGAATTGATTCCACCGGATGCCCAAGTTGAAATGGAAGCAAAAAAAGCAGCTGGTTACTTTACCGAAGGAAAAACGAAAAATGTGTCTGAACTCAAAAAAGTGAAAGGGCGCAAACTCGATGAGTGAATTTACAAATAATTTTAGTGGTGACATTCACGACGTTGAACATATATTTTCACCTCTCACAATAAGAAAAAAAGCTCTTGAAATTTATAATTTAGCTCTATCTGGAGAAACGCATTTCATTATTCATCCCGACAAATTAGATGAGGTTTCGAAATTTGTCTGTTCTGTTACCTTAGAAAACTATCCCAATTTAAATATTCCTTTTCATTCCCGATGGAATCACTTTAATGTTGGAAATTTTGATAGACTCAGTGAGCTCAAAGCTGTTCTTACAAGATTTACAGTCAATCAAAGAACAAAGTCAAAATTAGATTTAGTTGTTTTAAGCGTTTTACTCGATGCAGGAGCAGGAAATCTCTGGCATTACCTTGAAAAAAATACGGGCAAAGAATATTCACGATCTGAAGGCTTAGCTATTGCAAGTTTAAGAATGTTTTTATCAGGATTATTTTCGTCAGAAAAAGAGAATCCTTACCAAGTCCATGCTGAAAAATTAAAATCATTGACTCTCGATGAATTAGCAGAAGGATTACAACTTTCAGATAAAAATATTTTAATTGGACTTGAAGGTCGACTAAAACTGTTACAAAGCTTAGGAGGAACATTATTAAAAAATAGTGACATATTTGGAGTTGAAAATCCAAGAATTGGAAATATGCTCGACTATCTTTTAGAAAAATATCCTATGGGTAATATTACGGCAACACAAATTTTGCGGACCATTCAAGAAGGATTGGGCTCCATTTGGCCTGGCCGATCCGCAATTAATCAAATTAATTTAGGAGATGTTTGGTCTTATCAAGCATTTGGAGAAGGAATTGACTCATTAGTTCCTTTTCACAAACTTTCACAGTGGCTTTCTTATTCTCTATTTGAACCACTCATGGAAGCAGGATTTACTATTTCACAAATTGATAAATTAACAGGATTAGCAGAATATCGAAATGGTGGTCTCATGCTGGATACAGAGCTCATTACCTTAAAAAATAAAAGTGAATTAGAGAAATTCCACTTACCAGGATCTCCTTTAGTTGTGGAGTGGAGAGCATTAACAATTGCATTACTTGATGAAATTGGCAAAAAAGTTACAGAGCTATTAGGCAAAAAAACCAGTGAATTTCCACTTGCACGCGTCTTAGAAGGAGGAACTTGGTGGGCAGGAAGAAGAATTGCTACCATGCTCCGTAAAGACGGTAGCCCCCCTTTAAAAATAGAAAGCGATGGCACCGTATTTTAATTCATTTCAAAAAAATTATTCATATTTTTTAATTATATTTTCATAAACTTTATCTTTTATAGAAGAATTTATTATCTTATTTAAATGTTCTAAATCTTCCTTTGAAAAATCATCTGATAAGACCAAATGAATGGGAACTGGTTTTATTACATTTGAAAAATCAAAAAAGACATAGTCATTTTTATTTAAATTATGTTCTTTTATTAAAAATTTAACTCTCGTATGAAATTCAATAAAACAAGCTTCATCACGATATTTAGCATGAATCATATTTAATGCTTGCAGTCCTGAATTAACAGAAACAGCATGAATTTTTTGATTATTAATATAATCATTAAGCTCTGGATATTGAAATCCTTTAATAAGAACAATTGATTTTCCATAGAGACTCGAAATGTCATTATAATGCGTAAATTTTTTTGCACTACAAACCAAGGCATATTTCATTTTAAATAAGGGTTTTGAATAATAGAAGGGCTTGTCTTTTGATTGCCATACGGGAGAGCTGTACATAACAAAGGAACGGATAGCGTCGCTTTTATTTTGTTGATATTTTTCAGTTTCATAAATCAATCTTATTTGTGGAATTGAAATATAATTAATTTGATACCCTAATTCTTTAAAAGATTTATCGACAATTTCAGTTATAATTCCTCTCTCCTTATCATTTTTTATAGAAAATGGTTTATTTGTTTCATCGGGCATAATATAGTTTATAACTTTTTCAATTGCAAAAGCATTTATACTTGTTAATAAAAAAATGCTGAGTATGAAAAATTCTTTTAATTGAAAAATCATGACCACCTAAGCCTTTCTTAAAATGTATGCTCGAATCAACATCTTTCAATACGAATTATAGCACTATTTAAAAGTGATTATGATAGCAAATTTAAAATAGAATTCACACAAAAATATTTGACACTCGAAGTTATGATAATAAGTCTTATCGCTTTCTATAAAATTATTCATATTTTAAAATGGCTCAAGTTATTATTTTTTTAATACTAAAAAAAAATGGAGAAAATATGGACATTATTTCTGACCCTAAAATGAAAAATTTCTGGTACCCGATTGCCCCATTTCACAAACTT is a window encoding:
- a CDS encoding TraR/DksA family transcriptional regulator, with the protein product MPPKIPSQPQELTRAEISQLKALLSKLRDELYAKEVARKTEGAYEISRDDISDETDLASVETDQEVNMKLAEADRAKIALIEKALRKIDANDGTYGLCEGTGDPIGFKRLQIQPWALYSLRHQEDLERGKRAN
- the mmsA gene encoding CoA-acylating methylmalonate-semialdehyde dehydrogenase, whose product is MSYLSSSEKIIECFNFIGGKWTSPDEKMGSVLCPFTGKAIANTYRSYPKTIENAVKIAKQAQLDWGQQSLRERAQIMAKFQKWLQDNSNSLSQTISNECGKLPQEARDGLMKGIEILEFAASMQNHDTMTKMLVSKGIHCEFRREPLGVVAGITPSNFPAMVPLWMLPIALMVGNSFIWKPSEKTPMTSLLICNGFKECGLPDGILNVIQGDKITVESICDHPDIQAVAFVGSTPAAKSVYTRATAQGKRALTLGGAKNHIILMPDAQLELASDGILASFSGCAGQRCMAASVLLAVGDCDHIIEDIVTKAQKFQAGKDIGAVITKQSLERLQSAIEKSVHEGAKLSVDGRYVKVPDELSQGNWLNPTILDNVNENSFAATEELFGPILSIVRCKNLDHAMKIENENPYGNAASVFTTRGDVAEYVTLKAKSGMIGINVGIPVPREPFSFGGINQSKFGHGDITGNGGIEFWSNRKKVTTKWTQITNQNWMS
- the yidD gene encoding membrane protein insertion efficiency factor YidD → MILKKLNKYVVLLAVFLIKVYKQCISPALGPRCRFYPSCSQYSLEVFQKYGAAKGFGKMAVRICKCHPFHRGGVDLP
- a CDS encoding GTP cyclohydrolase II; the protein is MANTSHVLLTSHPASIFKYAAPLNWGESDPLLRGPVVASLTTREHRNAIGTHSGSYTVYRALANASGALTMEHKPDLTNTSPVVNIGPYPSWEDPEKIVSLDPWGAKVGEVFQSFYEKGYDIRPTIAITAAHIKMPEILEAIELGRLHIDEKVITKNRDVVVTKAAIDPVWYLPGIAARFQVSEGDLRRVLFDQTGGMFPELITRRDLKLLLPPIGSTTVYIFGDVQNIADTSKKLTVRIHDECNGSDVFGSDICTCRPYLTHGIEESIRTAQEGGSGVIVYFRKEGRALGEVTKFLVYNARKRQEGGDSAATYFHRTECVAGVQDMRFQQLMPDVLHWLGVQRIDNLVSMSDMKYNAIVQSGIEVVRRVSIPDELIPPDAQVEMEAKKAAGYFTEGKTKNVSELKKVKGRKLDE
- a CDS encoding DUF1688 family protein, yielding MSEFTNNFSGDIHDVEHIFSPLTIRKKALEIYNLALSGETHFIIHPDKLDEVSKFVCSVTLENYPNLNIPFHSRWNHFNVGNFDRLSELKAVLTRFTVNQRTKSKLDLVVLSVLLDAGAGNLWHYLEKNTGKEYSRSEGLAIASLRMFLSGLFSSEKENPYQVHAEKLKSLTLDELAEGLQLSDKNILIGLEGRLKLLQSLGGTLLKNSDIFGVENPRIGNMLDYLLEKYPMGNITATQILRTIQEGLGSIWPGRSAINQINLGDVWSYQAFGEGIDSLVPFHKLSQWLSYSLFEPLMEAGFTISQIDKLTGLAEYRNGGLMLDTELITLKNKSELEKFHLPGSPLVVEWRALTIALLDEIGKKVTELLGKKTSEFPLARVLEGGTWWAGRRIATMLRKDGSPPLKIESDGTVF
- a CDS encoding FecR family protein, which translates into the protein MVVTVCETSHKYTFYKRLRLILASLCLATFVLHLSAFAQSSEGIATLSNIIGKVDVVRSGKTITAEKGFVLLETDELITYDKTAAKIVFNDGSNLMAFQNARVKVVEYKIKAKSENTNDVKSAIDVIKGKVRFFVKPQDDSDAEAGKTDAKFKTSNSVMGIRGTSGFIDASVPNNTQIIVTSGLVQVTSIDDPSKSVLVPANKFTEVVGRRPPTLPKAVPPIILNKLNSDASTVDPNFKNNEKSGKNENTPNKNNQNNQSPSKQGNESGSTTPSGAPGGLAGTTNNSQDEITSAVIDQRKTVFNPDGTSGVISTNSSLNALLESQGNTTVRPTSTGDFDPIKKSLDQVNTTTTQINRQISSIIQTVATPQVQKSITIIINNPNLP
- a CDS encoding substrate-binding periplasmic protein, which translates into the protein MIFQLKEFFILSIFLLTSINAFAIEKVINYIMPDETNKPFSIKNDKERGIITEIVDKSFKELGYQINYISIPQIRLIYETEKYQQNKSDAIRSFVMYSSPVWQSKDKPFYYSKPLFKMKYALVCSAKKFTHYNDISSLYGKSIVLIKGFQYPELNDYINNQKIHAVSVNSGLQALNMIHAKYRDEACFIEFHTRVKFLIKEHNLNKNDYVFFDFSNVIKPVPIHLVLSDDFSKEDLEHLNKIINSSIKDKVYENIIKKYE
- a CDS encoding peptide ABC transporter substrate-binding protein produces the protein MSSVLSKMLSLSYLLCAPLSVAISQSVHAAEVPAGVKLSSKQILNRGNGAEVPTLDPQKVEDVPGYSVASDIYESLVRDDINGKIVPSGATHWSVSKDGLTYTFHLRKNAKWSNGQNVTAHDYVYGLQRLVDPKTASTYAFIASDILNADLVNQGKQPVTSLGVNALDNYTLQVKLNKPTPYILETLAMRNAAPANKQAIEKFGDKSYQPGNIVTNGPYLVKSWKVGDKITLLKNPNYWDAAKTVIEEVNYYPTQNLNSEEQMYQAGQLDMTYEIAMDQFEKLKNKLGSEVRSNPYLSSYFFSINMQKEPFKDNPKLRQALSMVIDRDIITKQVTRRGEISSYDIVAYGAKNYRPFKYDWADKKYEEKVNKAKKLYEEAGYSTSKPLNVTILYNTNENSKKLVLTIASMWKKALGVNVLVENQEWKVFLKSRQQGEYQIAWDRWIADYNDVNSFSDLMRSDSAMNNAKYKNTKFDELLMKASTELNLKKRQKILEQANALALNDYPIIPLYSAVTTHLVKEYVGGYTGKNPLDHTNSFDLYIVDHK
- a CDS encoding ribonuclease P protein component, which encodes MINQPLQTLSKITNFSEFYSSATRFKTHHFLTYIVCKKNSGCESTLKFAVVTSKKGVHKRAVKRNRARRRLKNAFLNYLKTATFPPGVEIQVLFMANRSVLDAPWEKLLGTVHIAMQTVRAQCTTTLEVKL